The following are encoded in a window of Fusarium oxysporum f. sp. lycopersici 4287 chromosome 5, whole genome shotgun sequence genomic DNA:
- a CDS encoding 4-nitrophenyl phosphatase: protein MASSPKYISGDAAAVSEFIDKFDVFLLDCDGVLWSGDHVYEGVPETIEYLRSKGKRTVFVTNNSTKSRDEYLKKLTNLGIPSEKDDVFGSSYSAAIYISRILKLPENKRKVFIIGEAGIEHELESEGVPHIGGTDEAFRRDITNDDFKGIADGSLLDPEVGVVLCGLDYHVNYLKYAHAMHYIKRGAIFLATNVDSTLPMHHDFFLGAGSCHIPVVHATGKQPLALGKPSQAMMDAVEGKFQLDRSRTCMVGDRLNTDIKFGIEGRLGGTLHVLTGVNKKEDWEKADAIAVPSHYADKFSDLRLAEKQ from the exons ATGGCATCGTCACCAAAGTACATCAGCGGAGATGCTGCCGCTGTTAGCGAGTTCATCGACAAATTCGAT GTCTTCCTGCTTGATTGCGATG GTGTCCTATGGTCTGGCGATCATGTGTATGAGGGAGTCCCTGAGACCATCGAATATCTAAGATCAAAGG GAAAGAGAACCGTTTTCGTGACGAATAACTCAACAAAGTCTCGCGATGAATACCTAAAGAAACTCACCAATCTTGGTATCCCTagtgagaaggatgatgtGTTCGGTTCAAGCTACTCTGCTGCGATCTACATCTCACGCATCTTGAAGCTACCCGAGAACAAGCGCAAGGTCTTCATTattggagaagctggaatCGAGCACGAACTTGAATCTGAAGGTGTTCCTCATATTGGAGGCACCGATGAGGCGTTCCGACGAGATATCACAAATGACGACTTCAAGGGTATCGCTGATGGCTCACTACTTGACCCCGAGGTCGGAGTAGTTCTCTGCGGTCTTGATTACCACGTGAACTACCTCAAGTATGCCCATGCCATGCACTACATAAAGCGGGGAGCTATTTTCCTTGCTACCAACGTTGATTCAACACTGCCGATGCACCACGACTTCTTTCTCGGAGCTGGATCTTGTCACATCCCTGTTGTTCACGCCACAGGAAAACAGCCCTTGGCTCTCGGTAAGCCCAGTCAAGCTATGATGGACGCTGTTGAGGGCAAGTTCCAGCTCGATCGTTCTCGAACTTGCATGGTTGGTGACCGACTCAACACTGATATCAAGTTTGGTATCGAGGGCCGACTGGGTGGAACACTACATGTTCTGACCGGCGtgaacaagaaggaggacTGGGAGAAGGCCGATGCCATTGCTGTGCCCTCTCACTACGCTGACAAGTTCAGCGATCTTAGACTGGCAGAGAAGCAATAG